GAGCGAGACGAGAAAGACCAAAACTTCTATGTTGACGGTCTCCATATCAATGAACAAGGCTATGAAGTGTGGCTTCGTCGAATGATGCCGATATTGAAAATGACTCTTCACTAAGATCGCAGAAGAAAGCGAGGTTCAAGGAGAGCAGATCGAAAAACCTTGCGATAATTGACGCTTTGCAAGCGTTCGGCAGAACTAGCGTTTTGCTGGTTTTCATTGGCGGGAGCGGCGGGCTTTGGTTTGAGCGGCGGGGGCGAGCGATTCTTGTTGACGATAGGTTCGGATCGATTGGGATGCGCGGCGGCCGAGTGATCCGGTAGTAGTGACTCTAGTTCACCTTTGCTGCCTGTCAGACAGCGGAGCGCGTCGTCCAGGTACGCCCACAAATCCTGTTGCTGACGCCGCTCACCCGCGACGAGCGTATGCACCCAGCGGTTGCGGCCGCATACCAAGATCTGAGCGTGCCAACTCAACCAGCTGTTTGTCTTCACTTCCTCTCCTCTAGCCGATGGAAGAATGCACGGATGTCCACAAATGCGTTGCGAAGGAGGGATGGCCGACTACCTGGTTTTACATCGCTTCCATTGGTGAAAAGCCTTGGTTTATCTACCTGAGTGATGGATTCGTTGGCCAGTGCCTTACGAATCGATTGCTCGAACAAGTTTGGCATCGTGCTAATTCTTTAACTCTGAATAACGGAAACGATTGAGGCGGGTGCGAACTCAGTCGAGACATTGGGGCACAACCTCAACCAGGATATGAGGTTTGTCTTCACGACAAATGCACCTGCCGGCAAGGAACGCGACTTCCCCTTACTCAGCAGATTCCGAAAGTTGGAGGCATGGCAACATCTCACGGCGGAACCAGCATCCGCACACAGTGACGAGATCATGGCTGGTGTCCGTAGGGTACTTGCCAGCACAAGACGGCCATTTGAGTTGGGGATGTATACAGATGTCGTCGAAGTAGGCAAACGAACTTACGAATATCTCAATCAACTGTCCCGCACGAACACAGATCTGAAAACAGTATTCCTTCCGATCGTAAAATTCGATCGCTACGAAGGTCTGCTCAATGCAATCCAAACAGCGCTCAGCTCGCCTATGGACATGAATTCGCAGCGTGGCGACGCTCGGTGAACGATTGGCAAATGATTCCCAATAGAATTTCTCCGTACGTAGAGGGCGTGGGCAAGCGACTTCCTTCGGCCATGCCCGTTCTCAATTTGGTGCTCCGGAGGCCGACGCCGGAGTCTCTTACTCACCTTTTCTGCATACTCTGGTTTCCCTGACCGAGGCAGTTCATTTTCACTACTTGCGTTTTTTGCGTTGGAGCTCTCTGAAGCTTACGCGGTCCCGTTGGCGAGCGGGTGTAATGTCGGTCCCGAACAGAAGTGCACCTTGCATCGACGCAGCGACGGCGGCGCCGACTAGGCAGTCGAGCCAGTGGTTGTCGGGTTGATCAGGGCGGGCTTTCCATTCGTCGACGGTTCGTCCGCGGCCTTCAGTTTTGATGAAGTACTCGGCGGTGACTTGCTCGGCAAACATGCGGTGCTGCTCGGCTCGGTCGCCAAAGATGGAAAGGCATCCGCGGTCTCCCATCGATACGGCGAGCCGGGCGTGCGTAAATGACTTCCACCAGTTTGTGTCGTAAATGACATGCCGGATGGCACGTTTCCCGTGGATCGATGGGATCCGCCAATTCAATCCAATGCGGTCGCCTGGACGGCGCTTGTATTCGCTGAATGGATTCGAAGAAGCTCCCACGAACCTGCCATGTGAGGGCGGCAGAATTGAGGCGTGCGAGCTTTGCCGACAGAATTGATAGACGACGTTGGTGGAGTGTCCCCAGTTTGCGTCGACCAGACAGCGACCGATCTTCATCGCTGCACCGTCGTCTCGTTGCCACTCTCGACCCAGCAGTTCGCCCGTCAATGCCTGGAGGCCAGCATAGATGCTGCCTTCGAGTCCGGTGCCTTCGGCGGCAGACGCAAGTGTATGACGGGCATCGCGAAGCGTGAAGTACGGTCGTTGCTGATCAGGGTATGTTCCATAGTCAACGACATAGCCAGTAAAGTCGTCTTCCCAGGCAGCGACGACGTAGAACAGCAGCTTGCCTTGAACATCGATGAATGCAGTCAGATGATTGCCGGCAATCGGGACGCGTCGCCTTGGCATGTGATTGATCTTCGCTGCCACTTGGTCCGCGGTCAGTTGATCAGCACCAATAGTCTCTTCGGGTATCGGCTCGTTTTGATACTCAGCGAAAAACGCGGCTTCGTCTTGAAGCTTTAGGTTCATCGCGTGCTGGATCGCCGACAGCTCATCGTGGTTGAAGCGTTGCTTCCATGAGACGTCGGCGCCGGCGTCCATCGCGTCACGGTTCTTGCGATAGAACTCGGTGCCAGCCTCACCACCATCGCCGCGACGCAGGCCTTCGGCACGTATTTCGGCATACCGCTGCCATAGCGTTTCGTCGGTCGGAAACGAATTGACCATCCTCGTTCGCTCGCCATTCCACTCGGGATGCAGCTCGCGATTGAGGATATTGTCGGCCATATCACCTGGTCGAATGACCGTGCACGGCATGATGCCTGAGATCTTTTTGCCAGGGCCGGCAAGTCCGAGCACCGCGCCGGCGAGGATCGCTTCACGATGAGCACATTGTGACAGCGATCGAGCGGATTCGTCGGTTTGCGGATCGTCTAACACAACGAGCGAAGGCCGGACCGTTTTACCATCGGGACGTTTAAACTTCATCCCTCGGATTCGCCCGGTAAGGCCGGCAACTTTGATGATCGCGCCGCTGGCACTGCTGCCGTCAATCGTCGGCAGGATGATTTCCTTTGCCGTCCACCCGATCTGGGTCCGTTTGCCTTGATACAGCTGTCCATTCGCTCAATTGGCGATTCCGTCAAGTGCCTGAATCGGATAGCAGACCTCGGGATAGTCCGCCAATAGGGTTTCGTTCGCGTCGAATTCGGTTTTAATCGAATCGAGCATGTCGCAGGCGTGCCCTTCGTCACTGCCGATCAAACAAACGAAGTCGCGGTAGCCGTTAAGCACCGCCCAAATGCAAGCCACCTCAGCGAGTGAGCTTTTACCGGACCCGCGTGCCATCGCGAGTGAAAACAAACCACCTCGCACGACTGCTTCTTCGATCTTGTGGATGACTTTCAGGTGTTCGGGGGACCAATCGAGATGGAACGTCAACGAAAAGTACGCCTCACAAAAGAATCGAAAGTTGCCCGCTGCCTTTGCCTTGCGTTCGGGGTTCTCGATTGTGGGTAAATCACCGATGTCTCGGCCTGCCTGTGCAATCGCTGCGTTTCGAGCACGGGCTTTCTCTTTAACCTTTGCGTAGGGATCGTCATCAGCCGGCGGTTTCGGTTTGTGCCGCTTTTCAATTAGCCACGCGCTGAATTGCAAAAGGTTCACGTGCGTGCCATCACCGATGCGAATGCCCGCTTCGGTTCGGTAGCGATAGAGCTGGCGGTCGTTAATGACGGTGCCAAGCGACGTGCTATTAAGTGTCCGGCAGCACTCGCTCGGTTTCATTCGCAGAATGTCAATCGCCACGATGCTTCTCCT
This genomic stretch from Novipirellula caenicola harbors:
- a CDS encoding terminase gpA endonuclease subunit; amino-acid sequence: MKFKRPDGKTVRPSLVVLDDPQTDESARSLSQCAHREAILAGAVLGLAGPGKKISGIMPCTVIRPGDMADNILNRELHPEWNGERTRMVNSFPTDETLWQRYAEIRAEGLRRGDGGEAGTEFYRKNRDAMDAGADVSWKQRFNHDELSAIQHAMNLKLQDEAAFFAEYQNEPIPEETIGADQLTADQVAAKINHMPRRRVPIAGNHLTAFIDVQGKLLFYVVAAWEDDFTGYVVDYGTYPDQQRPYFTLRDARHTLASAAEGTGLEGSIYAGLQALTGELLGREWQRDDGAAMKIGRCLVDANWGHSTNVVYQFCRQSSHASILPPSHGRFVGASSNPFSEYKRRPGDRIGLNWRIPSIHGKRAIRHVIYDTNWWKSFTHARLAVSMGDRGCLSIFGDRAEQHRMFAEQVTAEYFIKTEGRGRTVDEWKARPDQPDNHWLDCLVGAAVAASMQGALLFGTDITPARQRDRVSFRELQRKKRK